From a region of the Arvicanthis niloticus isolate mArvNil1 chromosome 6, mArvNil1.pat.X, whole genome shotgun sequence genome:
- the Scgb3a1 gene encoding secretoglobin family 3A member 1: protein MKLTITFLVFCVALLSDSGIAFFVNSLAKPVVEPVPALAPAAEAVAGAMPSLPLSHLAILKFILNSLGIPLDPLIEGSQKCVTELGPEAVGAVKSLLGALTMFG, encoded by the exons ATGAAGCTTACCATCACCTTCCTAGTGTTCTGTGTGGCTCTGCTCAGTGACTCTG GTATTGCTTTCTTTGTGAATTCATTGGCCAAGCCTGTGGTGGAACCCGTGCCTGCCCTTGCTCCAGCTGCAGAGGCTGTGGCAGGGGCTATGCCTAGCCTACCATTAAGCCACTTGGCCATCCTGAAGTTCATCCTGAACAGCCTGGGCATCCCACTGGATCCTCTCATAGAGGGTTCCCAAAAGTGTGTCACCGAGCTGGGCCCCGAGGCTGTAGGAGCTGTGAAGTCACTGCTG GGGGCCCTGACAATGTTCGGTTGA